The Hemibagrus wyckioides isolate EC202008001 linkage group LG15, SWU_Hwy_1.0, whole genome shotgun sequence genome window below encodes:
- the armc1l gene encoding armadillo repeat containing 1, like, whose protein sequence is MMDAMSVVTQLRDLASEPQNREAIAKDEGCLPGLVLFLDHKDPQVVFATLQTLRYLAESSQNINSMKNELGMMVSLETLMEKSELSTDITELAKEVYEVLSAPERPETLRTPVQPMRRNKPQFFINSSNKKAKTITLHIQGLEGTDKRGVCEEALLKVKGVISFTFQMAMKRCTVRVRADVPTESLASAIAATKVLSAQQVVKNESGEEVLVPLSTTDTHIEENHHLPDYLPEDESPEKEIDRAVSRTAAKQDASGSWLSSAASFLTKTFYW, encoded by the exons ATGATGGACGCAATGTCAGTAGTGACCCAGCTGAGGGATCTGGCGTCTGAGCCTCAGAATCGGGAGGCTATAGCGAAAGACGAGGGCTGTTTACCTGGTCTTGTGTTGTTCCTAGACCACAAAGACCCTCAAGTAGTGTTTGCTACTCTGCAG ACCCTGAGGTACCTGGCCGAATCGTCTCAAAACATCAACTCCATGAAGAACGAGCTAGGCATGATGGTGAGCCTGGAGACTCTGATGGAAAA AAGTGAACTGAGTACAGATATCACAGAGCTTGCTAAAGAGGTGTATGAAGTATTGAGCGCTCCGGAGAGGCCAGAAACTCTCAGGACTCCTGTGCAACCCATGAGGAGAAATAAACCCCAGTTCTTCATCAACAGTTCTAATAAAAAAGCCAAAACGATTACGCTTCATATACAGGGTTTGGAAGGGACA GATaaacgaggtgtgtgtgaagaggctCTTCTCAAGGTTAAAGGAGTCATCAGCTTCACTTTCCAGATGGCGATGAAGAGATGCACCGTGCGTGTGCGTGCAGACGTACCAACTGAG AGTCTGGCCTCTGCCATTGCTGCCACTAAAGTGCTTTCAGCTCAGCAGGTGGTGAAGAATGAAAGTGGAGAGGAG GTTCTCGTCCCTCTCagcactacagacacacacatagaggaAAATCACCACCTGCCAGATTATCTACCAGAAGATGAGAGTCCTGAGAAGGAGATCGACCGTGCCGTGTCCCGCACTGCTGCCAAACAGGATGCCAGTGGAAGCTGGTTAAGCTCAGCAGCCAGTTTTCTTACCAAAACTTTCTACTGGTGA
- the si:dkey-126g1.9 gene encoding required for drug-induced death protein 1 yields the protein MKPKSLLETWDEEQNERRYVRYVCSRKYVTLEENESQEKVKEEKKAKKKEKYKKYKKNVKKALRYSWKCLLLGLQNFSVGYYAPNIPAAFVPEFIPSSDKTRPNHL from the exons ATGAAGCCTAAATCTCTTCTGGAGACGTGGGATGAAGAGCAGAACGAGAGAAGATATGTGAGATATGTTTGCTCGAGGAAATACGTGACTTTAGAGGAGAATGAGAGCCAGGAAAAAGttaaggaggagaagaaggcaaagaagaaagagaagtaCAAGAAgtataaaaag AATGTGAAGAAGGCTCTGCGCTACAGCTGGAAGTGTCTGTTGTTGGGACTTCAGAACTTCAGTGTGGGATACTACGCACCCAACATCCCTGCTGCATTCGTCCCCGAGTTCATACCAAGCTCAGACAAGACGAGACCGAATCATTTATGA
- the nlrp12l gene encoding NLR family CARD domain-containing protein 3: MNHCGESAPKVPSLDKLDGLSCISLKSSNSMLEPIELKKAPSLIQSLCKQPGLIPHPSSLPEPVIPTSSSNGSEAYPGNNGCEAKIHWNHAKSGSHTDTEVKLHQEHKNRLKAKFQHIYHDLTVKGESTLLKDIYTELYITESDGGNVKMEHEVRQIEMLSRAQSTVEIQIRCNDIFKPMHGHGKPVRSVLTKGVAGIGKTVSVQKFVLDWAEGKANQDIDLIYPFAFRELNLMKGETFSLIKLLQRGDMETALHCRILFILDGLDECRFPLDFQNNQRVSDAAERVSLDVLLTNLISGNLLPDALLWITSRPAAASQIPAQCIDLVSEVRGFNDPQKEEYLRKRISNQRLAHRIITHIKSSRSLFIMCHIPVFCWLSSTVLERTISSEDDEKVPKTLTQMYIHFLLIQTRTKNKRYSDSTQGSSDEGMILKLGKLAFQQLEKGNLIFYEDDLRTCGIDVREAVVYSGVCSQIFKEECALTQNSKVYCFVHLSIQEFLAAVYVFLMCKCYKCNVLDQTSCNTTDATQALNNIHKNAIDRALKSENGHLDLFLRFLLGLSLESNQNILRCLLPKVGPSLRNTDETVKYIKMKIEENSSNEKSINLFYCLNELNELSIVKDVQQYVNSESSSKLSLTQWSALVFVLLTSETKLDVFDLKKYIRSDEGLLRLMLVVKASETALLDNCGLTERCCKALGSALGSDSSNLLELNLSSNSIGDKGLRFLTEGLGNATSKLKKLRLSYCRITPQGCSTLATQLLPRLAHLNVLDLSENSLRQTGIQLLATHLKNPDCKLEILRLKDCRVTPEGSKALASALISNPSHLKELDLHWNNPGDDPGVEQLADVLKDPRSKLEVLWLSYGVLTEKCCKPLASVFSCGTAHLKAVDLSGNSIQDTGVEMLSAGLRSPHCKLEILRLAFCSITEKGAEALASALSANPQTLKELDLSENPVRDCGLRALSRVIRDFNCKLQTLRLSQSEVTEDGCVALASALTSNPVHLRELNLGNNKLTDAGIKHLCHVLSAEMSRLEINECCLTESCCDSLVSVLLKECSSLKVLNLGGNHLLDSGVKTLCVGLESPNCKLETLRLFNCGVSEKSCEFLASTLSRKPSVLKELDLSENELKDTDTKLLNILLEDPSYKLDRLILY, encoded by the exons ATGAATCACTGTGGAGAAAGTGCTCCCAAAGTTCCCAG CTTGGACAAGTTGGACGGTCTAAGCTGCATCTCTCTGAAGAGTTCGAATTCGATGCTGGAGCCAATTGAATTGAAAAAGGCACCTTCTCTCATACAAAG CCTCTGCAAGCAGCCAGGTCTGATCCCACATCCATCATCGCTGCCTGAACCGGTGATTCCAACATCCAGTAG TAATGGATCCGAAGCCTATCCTGGAAACAATGGGTGTGAAGCGAAGATACACTG GAATCATGCTAAGTCTGGCTCTCATACAGATACCGAAGTAAAGCTGCATCAGGAGCATAAAAATAGGCTCAAGGCAAAATTTCAGCACATTTACCATGACCTGACAGTAAAGGGTGAGTCAACGTTGTTGAAGGACATttacacagagctctacatcaccGAGAGTGATGGCGGGAATGTCAAAATGGAGCACGAGGTGAGGCAGATTGAAATGCTCTCCAGGGCCCAAAGTACAGTAGAAATACAAATCAGATGCAACGACATCTTCAAGCCCATGCATGGACACGGAAAACCAGTTAGGAGTGTCCTGACAAAGGGAGTTGCCGGGATTGGAAAAACAGTGTCTGTACAGAAATTTGTCTTGGATTGGGCTGAAGGCAAAGCGAATCAAGATATCGATCTGATTTATCCATTTGCGTTCCGTGAACTCAACCTGATGAAGGGGGAGACGTTTAGTCTGATCAAGCTTCTCCAGCGTGGAGACATGGAAACAGCTCTTCATTGCCGAATTCTTTTTATCCTCGATGGACTGGATGAATGCCGCTTTCCCTTAGACTTTCAGAACAACCAGAGAGTGTCTGATGCAGCAGAACGAGTGTCTCTCGATGTTCTACTGACCAACCTCATCAGTGGAAACCTGCTTCCTGATGCTCTCCTCTGGATCACTTCTCGTCCAGCAGCAGCCAGTCAGATCCCTGCTCAGTGCATTGACCTGGTGAGTGAAGTACGAGGATTTAATGACCCCCAGAAGGAGGAGTATCTCAGGAAGAGAATTAGCAACCAGAGACTGGCTCACAGAATCATCACTCACATCAAGTCCTCAAGGAGTCTTTTCATTATGTGCCACATTCCTGTCTTCTGCTGGCTTTCTTCAACTGTTCTAGAGAGAACCATCAGTTCTGAGGATGATGAGAAAGTtcccaagactctgactcaaatgtacATACATTTCCTCCTAATCCAAACCAGAACTAAAAACAAAAGGTACTCTGACAGCACTCAGGGTTCATCTGACGAAGGCATGATTCTTAAACTGGGCAAGCTGGCCTTTCAGCAACTAGAAAAGGGCAACCTGATATTTTATGAGGATGATCTCAGGACTTGTGGCATCGATGTCAGGGAAGCCGTGGTCTACTCAGGAGTGTGCTCACAGATCTTTAAAGAAGAATGTGCCTTGACTCAAAATAGTAAAGTGTACTGCTTTGTGCATCTAAGCATCCAGGAGTTTCTCGCTGCCGTATACGTGTTCCTCATGTGTAAATGCTACAAGTGTAATGTTCTTGACCAGACAAGTTGCAATACAACAGATGCTACCCAAGCACTGAACAATATCCACAAGAACGCCATTGACAGAGCCTTAAAGAGTGAAAACGGGCACTTGGATCTTTTTCTCCGTTTCCTTTTAGGACTTTCTCTGGAGTCCAACCAGAACATCCTGCGCTGTTTGCTTCCAAAGGTTGGACCCAGCCTTCGAAACACAGACGAGACGGTCAAATACATCAAGATGAAGATAGAGGAGAACTCATCCAACGAGAAATCTATCAATCTCTTTTACTGTCTGAATGAGCTTAATGAGCTCTCTATAGTGAAGGACGTTCAACAGTACGTGAACTCAGAGAGTTCCTCCAAACTTTCCCTCACACAGTGGTCTGCCCTCGTCTTTGTATTGCTGACGTCTGAGACGAAACTTGACGTGTTCGACCTAAAGAAGTACATCAGATCAGACGAAGGTCTCCTGAGGCTGATGTTGGTGGTCAAAGCTTCAGAAACTGCTCT GCTGGATAACTGTGGACTCACCGAGAGATGCTGTAAAGCACTGGGCTCTGCGCTCGGCTCTGATTCCTCTAACCTACTGGAGCTGAATTTAAGTAGTAACTCTATTGGAGACAAAGGGCTGAGGTTTCTTACAGAAGGACTGGGAAATGCCACAAGTAAATTAAAGAAACTGag GCTTTCATATTGTAGAATCACACCACAAGGCTGTTCCACTTTGGCCACACAGCTCCTTCCCAGACTTGCACACCTAAATGTATTGGACCTGAGTGAGAACAGCTTGAGGCAGACAGGAATTCAACTACTGGCTACTCATCTCAAGAATCCAGATTGCAAACTTGAGATTCTCAG ACTGAAGGACTGCAGAGTTACTCCAGAAGGAAGTAAAGCACTAGCTTCGGCTCTGATCTCGAATCCGTCGCATCTGAAAGAGCTGGACCTTCACTGGAACAATCCAGGAGACGACCCAGGAGTTGAGCAGCTGGCGGATGTCCTGAAGGATCCACGCTCTAAGCTTGAAGTCTTATG GTTAAGTTATGGCGTGCTCACCGAGAAATGCTGCAAGCCTCTCGCTTCTGTGTTCAGTTGTGGCACTGCCCATCTCAAAGCGGTGGACCTGAGCGGAAATTCAATACAGGACACGGGAGTGGAGATGCTCTCTGCCGGTCTGAGAAGCccacactgtaaactggagatactgag GTTGGCATTTTGCAGTATCACAGAAAAAGGAGCTGAAGCTTTGGCTTCTGCTCTTTCTGCAAATCCTCAAACACTCAAAGAACTGGACCTGAGTGAGAACCCTGTCAGAGACTGTGGACTGAGAGCGCTCTCACGTGTGATAAGGGATTTTAACTGCAAATTGCAGACACTCAG GCTTAGTCAGAGTGAAGTCACGGAAGACGGCTGTGTCGCTCTTGCTTCAGCTCTGACCTCGAATCCTGTCCATCTGCGAGAGCTGAACCTGGGAAACAACAAGCTAACAGACGCCGGGATCAAACATCTTTGCCATGTGCTAAGCGCTGAAATGTCCCGATTAGA GATAAACGAGTGCTGCTTAACCGAGAGCTGCTGCGACTCTCTGGTGTCGGTTCTCCTGAAAGAATGCTCCAGCCTAAAAGTATTAAATCTGGGAGGAAATCATCTGCtggactcaggagtgaagactCTTTGTGTCGGGCTAGAAAGTCCAAACTGCAAACTGGAGACGTTGAG GCTGTTTAACTGTGGAGTCTCGGAGAAAAGCTGTGAATTTTTAGCATCAACTCTGAGTAGAAAGCCCTCAGTCTTAAAAGAACTGGACCTTAGCGAAAATGAGCTTAAAGACACGGATACAAAGCTGCTGAACATCTTACTCGAAGACCCAAGCTACAAACTGGATCGACTCAT TTTGTACTGA
- the nemp1 gene encoding nuclear envelope integral membrane protein 1 isoform X1 — protein MAGCMKMKEEFHFANVRTAFILLFFLQLFHLTFATRNIINIKDGQEVKFLEAQHFCYNNPTPVPGWRETWTRIQVKVWSSKELKVTVVKDEEELEDLEHFSFWSMVQHWIHEQTNETSVSISLFNQKTCFRVDPSDTLVSYTVKTSRRFDIYLFLVFLAGVMLFFFADVLSRSQVFYYSAGMSTGMIASLVILIFILGRFLPKKSPFYLLLVGGWSFSLYVIQLVFKNLQLILKEHWHLAIGYTAVVGFVSFAVCYRHGPLVEERSINILSWTLQIFGMLLIYAGSQVQQVALAIMVAAFCAKNLEYPVTMAFTLFEKLKPKLRWKPEPRHLLTEEEYQKQAEVETQKALEELRKQCSSPDFNTWKTVSRLQSPKRFADFIEGSPHLMSNEVSVHAQEYGLGSLLFEDELFSTDEEDEGETWETEEDEKPNVSSPWRNTERRN, from the exons ATGGCGGGATGCATGAAAATGAAGGAAGAGTTTCATTTCGCAAACGTTAGAACTGCgtttattcttttgtttttcctccagCTTTTTCATCTCACGTTCG CTACACgcaacatcatcaacattaaAGATGGACAAGAGGTGAAATTCCTTGAAGCTCAACACTTTTGCTACAACAACCCAACCCCTGTCCCTGGATGGAGGGAGACCTGGACAAGGATCCAA GTGAAAGTGTGGAGCTCCAAGGAGCTGAAGGTGACAGTGGTAAAGGATGAAGAGGAGCTGGAGGATCTCGAACATTTCAGTTTCTGGTCCATGGTGCAGCACTGGATCCACGAGCAGACTAACGAGACCAGCGTGAGCATCAGCCTTTTCAACCAGAAGACCTGTTTCCGGGTGGATCCTTCAGATACCCTAGTGTCCTACACTGTAAAAACCAGCCGAA GATTTGACATCTACCTGTTTCTGGTGTTCCTGGCTGGAGTCATGCTGTTCTTCTTTGCAGATGTGCTGAGCAG GAGTCAGGTGTTCTACTACTCAGCAGGAATGAGTACGGGCATGATAGCTTCCCTCGTCATCCTCATTTTCATCCTAGGACGTTTTTTGCCAAAG AAAAGTCCTTTCTATCTGCTCTTGGTGGGAGGCTGGTCCTTCTCTCTGTACGTGATCCAGCTTGTGTTTAAAAACCTGCAGCTCATCCTTAAAGAGCACTGGCACCTGGCTATAG GCTACACCGCAGTCGTGGGGTTCGTCAGCTTCGCCGTGTGTTACCGCCACGGGCCGCTGGTGGAGGAACGCAGTATTAACATCCTGTCCTGGACACTGCAGATATTCGGCATGCTGCTGATATACGCCGGCAGTCAGGTCCAGCAGGTGGCGCTAGCGATCATGGTGGCTGCTTTCTGTGCAAAGAACCTGGAGTACCCTGTGACCATGGCTTTTACTCTGTTTGA GAAGCTGAAGCCTAAGCTGCGCTGGAAACCCGAGCCTCGGCACCTACTGACGGAGGAGGAGTACCAAAAACAGGCGGAGGTGGAGACTCAGAAAGCTCTGGAGGAGCTGAGGAAGCAGTGCAGCAGTCCAGACTTCAACACCTGGAAAACCGTGTCCAGACTGCAGTCTCCCAAGAG GTTTGCTGACTTCATCGAAGGCTCTCCGCATCTAATGTCCAACGAAGTCTCGGTGCATGCTCAGGAATACGGTTTGGGCAGCTTGCTGTTCGAGGACGAGCTGTTCTCCACGGACGAGGAAGACGAAGGAGAAACGTGGGAGACCGAGGAGGACGAGAAACCTAACGTATCGTCACCGTGGAGAAACACGGAGAGGAGGAATTGA
- the ormdl2 gene encoding ORM1-like protein 2 → MNVGVAHSEVNPNTRVMNSRGIWLTYLLLTVVLHIVLLSIPFLSVPIVWTLTNVIHNLAMYVFLHTVKGTPFETPDQGKARLLTHWEQMDYGIQFTSSRKFLTISPIVLYILASFYTKYDATHFLINTSSLLSVLLPKLPQFHGVRLFGINKY, encoded by the exons ATGAATGTGGGCGTAGCTCACAGCGAGGTGAACCCCAACACGCGGGTGATGAACAGCAGAGGGATATGGCTCACCTACCTGCTGCTGACCGTCGTCTTGCACATCGTCTTACTGAGCATCCCGTTCCTCAGCGTGCCGATCGTGTGGACCTTAACCAACGTCATTCACAATCTG GCCATGTACGTGTTCCTTCACACGGTAAAGGGCACTCCGTTTGAGACGCCCGACCAGGGAAAAGCCCGCTTGCTCACTCACTGGGAACAGATGGATTATGGCATCCAGTTCACATCATCAAGAAAATTCCTCACCATTTCACCCATAGTGCT GTACATCCTGGCCAGCTTTTACACCAAATACGATGCCACCCACTTCCTGATCAACACAAGCTCCCTCCTGAGCGTCCTTCTTCCCAAGCTGCCCCAGTTCCACGGGGTGCGTCTGTTCGGCATCAATAAATACTGA
- the nemp1 gene encoding nuclear envelope integral membrane protein 1 isoform X2 yields MHENEGRVSFRKPTRNIINIKDGQEVKFLEAQHFCYNNPTPVPGWRETWTRIQVKVWSSKELKVTVVKDEEELEDLEHFSFWSMVQHWIHEQTNETSVSISLFNQKTCFRVDPSDTLVSYTVKTSRRFDIYLFLVFLAGVMLFFFADVLSRSQVFYYSAGMSTGMIASLVILIFILGRFLPKKSPFYLLLVGGWSFSLYVIQLVFKNLQLILKEHWHLAIGYTAVVGFVSFAVCYRHGPLVEERSINILSWTLQIFGMLLIYAGSQVQQVALAIMVAAFCAKNLEYPVTMAFTLFEKLKPKLRWKPEPRHLLTEEEYQKQAEVETQKALEELRKQCSSPDFNTWKTVSRLQSPKRFADFIEGSPHLMSNEVSVHAQEYGLGSLLFEDELFSTDEEDEGETWETEEDEKPNVSSPWRNTERRN; encoded by the exons ATGCATGAAAATGAAGGAAGAGTTTCATTTCGCAAAC CTACACgcaacatcatcaacattaaAGATGGACAAGAGGTGAAATTCCTTGAAGCTCAACACTTTTGCTACAACAACCCAACCCCTGTCCCTGGATGGAGGGAGACCTGGACAAGGATCCAA GTGAAAGTGTGGAGCTCCAAGGAGCTGAAGGTGACAGTGGTAAAGGATGAAGAGGAGCTGGAGGATCTCGAACATTTCAGTTTCTGGTCCATGGTGCAGCACTGGATCCACGAGCAGACTAACGAGACCAGCGTGAGCATCAGCCTTTTCAACCAGAAGACCTGTTTCCGGGTGGATCCTTCAGATACCCTAGTGTCCTACACTGTAAAAACCAGCCGAA GATTTGACATCTACCTGTTTCTGGTGTTCCTGGCTGGAGTCATGCTGTTCTTCTTTGCAGATGTGCTGAGCAG GAGTCAGGTGTTCTACTACTCAGCAGGAATGAGTACGGGCATGATAGCTTCCCTCGTCATCCTCATTTTCATCCTAGGACGTTTTTTGCCAAAG AAAAGTCCTTTCTATCTGCTCTTGGTGGGAGGCTGGTCCTTCTCTCTGTACGTGATCCAGCTTGTGTTTAAAAACCTGCAGCTCATCCTTAAAGAGCACTGGCACCTGGCTATAG GCTACACCGCAGTCGTGGGGTTCGTCAGCTTCGCCGTGTGTTACCGCCACGGGCCGCTGGTGGAGGAACGCAGTATTAACATCCTGTCCTGGACACTGCAGATATTCGGCATGCTGCTGATATACGCCGGCAGTCAGGTCCAGCAGGTGGCGCTAGCGATCATGGTGGCTGCTTTCTGTGCAAAGAACCTGGAGTACCCTGTGACCATGGCTTTTACTCTGTTTGA GAAGCTGAAGCCTAAGCTGCGCTGGAAACCCGAGCCTCGGCACCTACTGACGGAGGAGGAGTACCAAAAACAGGCGGAGGTGGAGACTCAGAAAGCTCTGGAGGAGCTGAGGAAGCAGTGCAGCAGTCCAGACTTCAACACCTGGAAAACCGTGTCCAGACTGCAGTCTCCCAAGAG GTTTGCTGACTTCATCGAAGGCTCTCCGCATCTAATGTCCAACGAAGTCTCGGTGCATGCTCAGGAATACGGTTTGGGCAGCTTGCTGTTCGAGGACGAGCTGTTCTCCACGGACGAGGAAGACGAAGGAGAAACGTGGGAGACCGAGGAGGACGAGAAACCTAACGTATCGTCACCGTGGAGAAACACGGAGAGGAGGAATTGA